The DNA window catagaaagTGGTAAGCATTAAGGAAATCTCTCAGAGAACTGACTGATGGGCTCACCCTTGTTGTCCGCAGCTATGAAGCCCAAAATATTCTCGTGCCGGAGCATTACCGTCTGATAGATTTCCGCCTCGCGGAACCAGGAACACTCTTCGCGACTGGAGAAGATCTTTACCGCGACGTTCTCTCCGCGCCAGCGTCCACGCCAGACCTCGCCGAAGCGTCCCTTCCCAATGACATGGCATAGCTGAACCTGGCGCGCAATTGAACGCTGCACCAGCAGGGGCAAACCAGCTGGAAGAGAGTATACAGAATTAGGCCCACATTGAAGTAAAAATCTTCCCCTCCCCCCATGGAACTCACCCGAACCCGAACCAGAGGTGGTCATCTCAATGATGTCGTGGATGGTTGTGTTACCATTTAGTATGGGATCGTACACAGAGTCCTCCTTGGCAAACGGCCTGCCGCTGGCCAAGCGCTTCCGACGCTGACAGTAGTACCAAGTAATGGTGCCCGTGAAGCAAACCATGAGGGTCACCCCCAGGATGATGGCCACAAACTCCCAGCTGGTCAGGCGATGCGGCACATAATCTGTTTACAATCCACAGACATTTTCATTATTAAGACTCAGAAAAATGTTGCTTCGTATAAATGTGATCGaattaatggaaaataaatacaaagaGAATGCAGAATGTTAGTCAATCAATCGAGAGTGGCATGCAGGAAGCCATTAACAAGTAAATGTGCGTGATAACAGTAAGAAATCAGGGTGCAAAAACGAAACGCAACAAATCCAGGCCCATAAGCTCATTCCAAACGCTGTTAGTGGTTAGAAATACTTAAATGtagtaatttatttacaaaaacgGCACTGACCTGCACATGAATAATTTGAGTTATTTACAAACCTTTGCACATACCTTACGGCAACGAGCCTAGGATCTACTTCAAAACTACTTAATAATGGAGCAAacttaacaaacaaaaacgaaatgtTTGGCTGCTTACGGGAAAACAAAACGAACCCAATCCAAACCCGTGTGCCAAACGAGATATTCCGCAGACGAACTAACTCATAAACACATACCAACCTCCCACTGAACAAACACAAAAGTGCAATGGAAATGAGCGAACAACTACGAAAAACAATATGGATAAGTATGCCGCACTGCCGCTGAAATACTCTATCAGAAGTTTCATGCTAGGTTTTTAAAGACAAACTTAAAACTTTGattacaataaaatatatatttagttaatgcggaattattatttattttgtatctaTTATAATAAATGCTTGGAGGGTTGTTAAAACCCTCCTATAACGTattataataaagaaatatttaatataaataagttttattaCTGCATTCGGTTGGCAATAAAACCCTCatatcaattattttaataaatcaagTTCCAAtcaaaatatctttttaaaactttttagtaCAGAAGTGCAACATTTAATTGCTTCAACATATTGGGCGGGCTAATGGAACTTCTGCTAGGGTAATGAGTATAAAAAAGCGGCAGACGGCGGGGCAAAAAATGCGGCCATTAATGAATGAAATGAGAGACCGTTGACTGCGACTtgcagttgcaactgcagctcTGAAAGCGGCATTGCACATGAATGAAAAAGGGcagacacacagatacacacgcacacaccggCGCAGGCACTTGGGGAGTGGGCGCAAGGGGGGACAAACAAGGCCACCGTCTGCAGGGGCTTCTCGAAACCCTCACTCCTTTCTTCTCTTGGACGGTTTTGTGTGGTTGGTGTCGTCCCCGCCGACGGCCCTTGAGACgggcttgttgttgttgctggtaaATGCCTTGCTTACTTCCTTCttaaatgcgtttttaacaagTCAATACGATGATGACGCAAAAGGTCAGGTCAGCAGACAAGACCGCACAACGGTGCGGCACCAACTCAGTTGACAGGTGAGAGGTGGCGGCCTAAACAGCGGGTGGGGGTCGTGGGTGGTGGGCCGGTGGAGCGGTTGGCCAGGAGACGAGGCCACAGACAAGGTAACAATGTGGTGCGTACAATTTACATGAGAAGTGGCAAGGAAAGTCAACGCATAAACAAGGACGACATGCCGACGAAACAACAAATGGGAGCGAAAAAAGCCTGTTTCCAATCGCGTTCCTATCCGCAATCCCCATAAGACTTTTATTAATCATTACTTTCGTTAATTCTTGTTCTTTACAATCTCAAGAGTCTTAAAATCACAATATAGAATATTTTAtgctttaaaaaacatttttttaatgttccaatgatatttaaaattgctttaccaatgatttcatttttaagactCTTTTTTCGGAAAATCGGTTACAAATAACGATTATTTTCGATAAATGTTTTTACAACAATgaaataatacatattttcgggctaaattaataaaaaatcacCCTCATAAGTGATGACCACATTATTCATATAAACCTTTTTGATTCAGAAACAAAAAAGTAATTACTTTTTCGATTAATTTTCGATAAAAATGatcaatcaaatcaaattgcTTGAATAGAACGAATTGGGAACAGGGTCCGACGATTACAATAGCTATTCTCCCCTCGAAGGACGAACAAGGACGAAGACGGGGTGACATGGGGTGTTCGCTGAAAGCGTGGGTGTGcgaagtgtgtgtgtgttagccAGGTATGCTTATGcgtgtatgtatgtatgtacttCTTGTGTGAATTCAATGTGTTACAAATTTGAGTATACCAAAAAAACTTCGCAAATGAGGTGGTGCAATGGCATGGGCGTGGCTGCTTCGATGGCTGGTGGTTGGATTGttgggtggtggtggcggtggcgtTGTTAGCGGTGCATTGCTGGTCTCACCTGGTAGGACACCACTGTAATTCTCACGCGTATTGCAATAATCTTCGGCGCAGCACTGTGAAGAGGCTGCCTCCGAATTTAACTTGCACGAGGTCGGATCTTCAGGTGGCAACTGGTCTGTTATGCATCTACATACATAATATTTAGTtgggtttgtttgtttatctaCTAAGTTGCGTTAgctgttcttttttttagtcTACATCTAAATTAGATTCtaggtttttttgttttgggtaGTAAGAGATTAGCACTTGTAGTTGTTCTAGTTGTTCTCGTTGTATTTGTTGCGGTGTGCAGTTACGAAGCAGCTTTTGTTACCACTTACAAGCTAAAATTTAGCAGCAGctcttgtttatttatttttggtggtAGCTCAGCCAGGATAGGGGTTGGGGTGGATTTCATCAGCTGCAGCAGGTGGATTCAACTGTGTTTTTTGGGGTGCAAAGGCAGTAAGCGGAGTCTGTCGGCCAACGAACTACCAGGGAAATATGGGGGAAACCACTGCCAGATGTGGGAGGGTTGGGGTTTACTGCTACCAATCTAGTTTTTAGACCAGTTCCATGTTTCACTTTCCAGGAATTGAATTGCATTGGCGTACAGTCTGAACAATACAAGGTGTAAGGTGTCAAGCAAAACATCCTGAAGTAAAAATCGTAACTGGTCTGAAGAAAACCATGTCAGGGAATATCTTAACTTATTTATTCACATATATCAGAAGTGAAACAGTCGTGACAAACTTCAAGGACGAGAAGCCTCAGATTTCCCAGAGAAAAGAGCAGAATAGCGAAGAGGTGATGCTCTCAGGACAAAACAGATGCACCCCTCGAGTGGAAAGTCAGATATCTACAAACTACTAACACGATTCGAATTTGCAAAGATACTTTGGCATGCATAAAGATACGTGTAATTTATTAGGATAAGGTGTAAGCTGGATTCCGTATAAGAATTATagtgtgtgtttttgtgcCACAGGGAAAAGCAAGGAGAAAAGAAAACAGTGAGAAGGTAAAGGAAAAAAGACATGTGGGAGCCCAAAAAGCGCAAGAGGTGCAAGTAGTTAaggtaaataataaacttaagaGACAAAACTTGGGCGGTGTGAGCACCTGAGTGAAAGAAAAACTGACTAAGCTAaaccaaaatattattacagaTTATTGGATAGttatttctttaattataTTGATGCAGTGCTAAATTAGGCAAAGTGAATTATAGAAAGTGTGCAAACTAAGGAGAGAAAttgtattgttgttgttggttgtgtgtggttgttgttgttacttGAATGTGGCTGTACCTGTTGTTTCAAATATCCTCTTCATAATTTCATTCTTATTGCAGAAATCACTTCTACAGCACTCAATCCTAAACGAATTGTACTTTTCGTTGCTAGTGAGGCATTCAAGGGGTTTCTTCCGCTGCATATTGTATTTGACAGTAATGCACCTACGTCACAATTATGTAAGCGAGCGGGGAgtttttcgattatttttcGATATATGCGATATTTGCGAGTGGAGGCCGAAGGGAGCGAAGGAGTGATCGGGAGATagagaaaaaataacaattaaacgAAATTAGTATTGCTTGGCATAGGTTGTTggtttgctgctgctgctgccgcttctgctgtagttgttgctgccttcggcttgTTGCTAATTGAAGTTTCAGTCTGGTTAGTAGCAATaaaagtattataataatatttaagacaATGTGTATAACGCCGCTCTGGTTTCTCAGAAGGTCATCATTAGTAGTGCTCTGCATTTCGGGTTATGATCATTTCAAAAACTTCAACTCAACATTGCATAAGTGGGGGGATCGATCAAAACTTGGGCAACTTGTTCTTGAACGGCGTGCGAGTGAACAGATAGAAGAGGGGGAGCAGTCAGAGAAGGGAAAGGGTTTGCGAGCGAATCACGTGCAGGAGCGCACGAACCTTCGACGGCGACATGCTGACCACCTTCCAAGGCGCTCGGCGGCTGGTCCTTCGTCTTGGGCCGCAGATAGCGGTTGCAAAAGTCTCTGTCCCGGCAGCAGGCGTGCGCGCCACTCCGGCCCACCGGACGGACCGTGGGACCGCCGTGCAGGCCATCGTTGCACCAGATGGAGCGGCCCGGCGGAAAGAACTGCGACTGGTGCAGGCATCTGCACCGCAGGTCATACGGATCAGTTATCAGATCATATTCACACTGGCTGCTCTGGGGACAAGTGCTAACCTAGTGAGGACCTGCGCCTCGGGCGCACGAAACTCACCTGTAGCTGAATTCCACGCTGCCATCGGCGTTCTTCTCCACCGATGTGAAGCAATAGCCGTCCGTCTCGCATATGTTGTTCGAGTCCTTGCAGATGTCGCAGTGGCACTTGATTTTTTCTAAAGGTAAGAAggcaaaaatgtatttctcaaTAACATCTCTCATATGATATTTGGAACTAGACGAAATAAAGATACAACATAAAAACATATGTACCCTCAAATGATCAGTGCCTAGGCCAAGTCTTAATGCGAATTTGATGAGTTGGAAaattttaacacaaaaaaattcaataattgaCTCATTTAAACAATTCTTATTACCGTAGCTCATCCCTAAGCCTTGTTTACCAACAGCCTAAATTCTCCGATTAACAGAATGCCCAGACACCTATTGAAGCAAATCAATCAATTAGGTGCTGGCAGAAATTAACTAATTAGAGAATGAGAGATCCATAAATCAACCGCGCGCTGATTGCCATCTCCTTCGGCTGTGACTATGAGTTGGGATTCGGCATAACCATGCCCCCGAGGCACCTGGCCGGGCACACGCTCGCCCAGACAGACTTCTACATTCGCTGGCACCGCCGAGAGCGtgatgaaacaaaaacaaaaccatttAGCATTAACAAAGCAGACGCGGAGAAGACAAGTGCAAAGTGGAGGGCCAGACAATGCGACCAGTTTTTCCCTCCCCCTGCCTGCAAAAATCCAGTGCTTAGGCCTgcttttttcagttttttttttgtgttccgACTGCAGTTGCAAGTGCCCGAGTGCAGCAAGCAAATGCATCCAGACGTGGGGGTGTCTGCTGCCAGGCCGCGTTGGAGTGGGCCATGAGAGCTGTCTGGCTCAGCTCATTGACACCACGACGAGCTGACGTCACGAGATGGGAACGGAATAGGAGCCCAGGCGGAGCCGCAGAAGAAGACGGCCTCTTAGAAGCATTCAGAGTCTTTGAGGTGTTACAGTCACGCGATAAACACTGGGAGAAAAGGTCACAATGATGTCCAAACAAGAATCAAAAGTTGTAAAGGTATAACATATAAATGTATAATCGAACCGATTAATTATACTtcaaagaatattaaaaaaaaaattaatgaattcTAAGTGCTAGTAAGTTTTAGTTTGATTCGTATGTTTATTTCCCCTAATCAAAAAAATGAGCGACTTTTTAGTTTAAGAGTTATTCTGCGTGTAACCATTGCCTTATTAATAAATAGGCattttgtattatatataaattaagttatttataGCTTTAGACCCTATCACTTTGAAGTCTGAgctataaataaaagcaagcCTAATGAAATGTCAATCAATCGCTTTAGAGTGAAACATTCCATTGTGAAAACAGACCGAAAAGGTCTGAGTcaaacacatttttgtgtAGCAGATAAATTGGCAATATTGGTATATGGCTACTTTATCTTTCAGTGTGCTCCTCGCTAAAACTTACTTTCTGGCTTCTTGGAGCTCTGGGGCTGAGCTATGTAGATGGGCAGCTGGGGGGCAACAGCCGAGGCAGCTGCTCCGGATCCGTCGCCGTCTTGCGGCAGCGGCATGGCCGCAACGCTACcattgtggttgttgttgtcgtgGCTCCTGTTATCAGCGGACAGCGACGACGATGGCGACAGATAAGCCTGGCCAGCTGTTCTGTTCGGCGCTCTCACCGCCGGCGCTCTGGACGTTGGTGTCCACTTGCCAGGGTGGAAGGCAGGCGCAGGATCAGATCGGGAGCCGTTTATACTGGTGTTTATCTCGATTTCAATGGGGGAGGCTGCACAGAGGGAGATTTAAGGTTAGTTTCGCACCTGATTCGGACTTTCGGAGCCCCGGGGAAACTCACAGCAAACGGAGGCGACGAGCAGAGCGCCCAGGAAGATTAGCCGGGGCGCAGATAACATGTTTGGTAGCTGCATCGCCGACGATGATAGTGTGTGCGATCCGATCCGagctattgttattgtttgtgCTGCCAGGGggcttttcttttgttttccacGATCGCACGCACACGCGCGTCGCAAGTTCAAAGTCTGTGGCCTGCAAACTAGGTTGATTCTCGCAAGGACGAGtcgcaggagcaggaggagcggCCAAAGGACACCTCAGACAGCCACTAATTGGCCTCGAATTGCGCATTTATGGCGTAGGACACGCGCCCGCGGAGTCTCACATTTTGCTGGGGCATCGTGGGGAATACTAGTTAGCCGATTCTCACGCGATTAGCGAAATTCGATGAAGGGGGGCTGGCTCGCACTGTGAAACTCGAACTCCACACTCCGCCCAAAGTTGCTGGGAAAAACTGCTCTGTTCTGCCTTACATTTCACGGACGAGGGCGACTTTTCAGGCGGATTTTCATCACGTGATTTGGGGCAGTGGCGCGGCGGAATTGGCACAACTTTCGGTTCCGCGAGGTGTCCGGCTCTTTGGGGTGTCCGGTGCAAGCGTTTGTTTGTATTAATTGCTGCTATTTTGCgttaaatatacaatttagTGCAGCGAAAAACCCGCGCTTGTGTGTGTGGATTTGCAAAGTGTGACCGCACCTGCGGCAGTATGGCCAAGTTGGGCTAGCCACAAAATCCACCCACTCGACGGAGAACTGCGTTAAAATACCCAAACGATAAATATTTACTAGTATAGAATCTATATTAGTGGTTTATGTTGGAAAATCGCTTGATTCAAGGATACATGtcttaatttgaatttttgtgtaacataaatttatttccaatAACTGCAGGTACTGCGCAACTGCCCAGGAATCCAATCAGAACCGAAATGCGGGGCACGCGACGGGAAAATGGTCATGTTTTGGTCGCCGGGCCATTTTCTATTGCCACAACAGGCTGAAAACGTTCAACGGCGGCATGCCGGGCTCAGCTCCCTTCAGAAAGCCtgtaaaaatgcaaattggtCAAAATCAATGTCGGCTAATACCATCCCcggctgcttcttcttccCAGCCTCGTGTGGATGAGCAGAAAAACATGAACAACAACTTACCCAAATACAGGACAAGGGGAACGAATCCCCAGTGGAATCCAGTCTGCACTGCGCCGACAACAACTCCCAGACGCTCCTTGACTCCCTCGGAAAGCTCCATTTCGTGTggatatttaatttagtcCGGTTAGCGAATTATGAAATGAACTCCAACGAAACCCACAGAAAAGTTAGTGTTGGTAAGCGCCGAATTGTTGCGAGCGAAACAGCTGACAGGAACTATTGGAAACGAAATGATAaccttttctttattttccaagTACAGATTTGTCGCAGATTGCTGGgctggaaataaataaaagtttaggCAAACTCCATTGTCAGTTTTTAGTAAACAATGCACTCATTTGGGGTGGCAACGCTGACAGCCAAACGGTATTTTCTCATAGTAGGGCTGTcgagtattaaaaaaaatagtatcaaTTATATTCCTTTTCCTATATTAAAGAAAGGCatacaaatatttagaatACCTTGTTTTCTTATTGGTCGATTTagtgcttaaaaataatttttaaggtttttagtTTACAAATAAAACTAACATTAGGTTGAtgaaaaacaaacattaaataactttagatatttttttgcatatgaacatattttatttcaaacacgtttaaattgaaatacaaacatatttaatactaaaagtctcaacatttataaaatacgaacatatatttaaatttaggtATTAACAACCAGTAAACGGGTGTAAATCAGAAATTCCTTTCGTGGTAATTTCTAATGATGTAGAAAcagaaaaatgttaactgtACGGCTTTCTTTAACATCCTCTCATTAGTTTTCAATTCTAGTTACGTTACACAGCTTATTTTTCTGACTTCTGACAAGCAACTGTTCAAAATTGAATTTGGAAAATGAATACCCTCACTGGCTTTCGGAGCATGCAAGTGCTCCATAAGGCGATAGTATCGCAGTTACGGTCCCATCTCTAGTCCTGTATCCCTTTCACTCTCGCTCCGCTCACATGCGTTCTAGATCgttttattttcttgatttttatttgctcgCCAAATTGTAGCAACGTTGCTGGTTTAATCGGCTGCACCTGCAATCGCGGATAATCAGAGAGCGCCGTCGGACACTCAGCTTTCATTAGCACCCGAAACGTAAGTGATAAGAAACACCTTGCTGTGTCGTCGCTCGCAAACaatgagcagcagcagcaggaaaaaTCAATTCGGGTTATGTAAGCTGCTCGAATAACCGGATACCGTGCTCTTCATTCGCAGGTCCCTATTGGATATTGAACTGCTACGGACCATGAAAACAACCAATCTCGGCCTGTACGCTTTCCGTTTAACCTTCGGTCAGGTGAGCACTCGCACATTAAACCAGAAAACCAGGGGACCAGGGGAATATGGTCCATTCGGGGGCAACCACTGACTGTTCCGGCCAGACAAACCCCCGCCCGCAATCGCCGCTTCCAATGGAGCAACTGCAGCCGGGTGACGTGTGCCTAGAGTGCCAAGATCTGGGCAAAAATCACAAGCTGCGCTACTTCTATATTAGTCTTGGGGAGCAGATCCTGAAGTGCGAGTCCAGGAGCTGCCTGTGGCCCCACAACGACGAGGTCTCCTCGGATGAGGAGCCGGAACTGGATGCTCCCGTTCCTCTTGAATCGGTCAGCCCGCTTGCATCTCCGGTCGACTCTACTAATCTGCCTTCGACGGAAAGTGCTCTATGCTCGGAGCATTCTCCGGATGACGACGACGATTTTATACTAGAACTGTTGCAGCAACTGAATCCAGCCACAGAAACGAAATCTTCTGAAGCTGAACCAATTATGAATCTCAGTTCCATGCCCGATCTTAGCTCTCTAGAGGCTGTGGAAGAAAAGCCATGTCCTGCACTCGGGCTACCGGATTTGAGCTTCCTAGAGGAAAACAATGCCAAACAAAACGAATCAGCAGTAAAAGTCATACGGGAGGAACCTCTCCCACCCAAACTAAAGACTCCTCCCAAGCTAAAACCCGCACAATCTCATAGCCTTAAAGTTAAGCAGGAAGTGGCTGCTCCAAACAAAAGCTTTGCGGGGCCTAGCTGGCAGGAAAAAATGGAGATTCCCCTACTGCCCGCTAGTTTAAAGACGACTGCTAGTATTAAAACCAAGGGAGGTCCCTTCAGCACGCCGCTCAAGAAAGCATCCACTCAGCCACAAACACCACCACAGTCGCCGCCGCCGGCAGTCAATATTGTTATCAGCATTCCCGAGCTGAATCCGGCCATGCCCTTCCTCGACGCCATAAAGCGACATTCCACGGAGCCAAAACCCTCCGCTCGTGGCGGAACAAAACGCCCCAAGCAGCAGGCCAGAGGAACCACCGGCAGAGGAATTCGCGCACAGGCAGTGAGACACTTGATCGAGCACCTGGAAACCACCAAGGATGCGAAGCTCTCGTCACCTTGGTCATAACCAGCTGGAATTTTAATCAACTtcagtatttaaaataaatttgcatatgaAATTATGCATGCAAGCACCGGACAAAAATTCAAGTtcgtttatttataaacaattccgctgtttttttttttttggcaacgCAAGTGGAGGATTATTAATACGCGGCACGCGTCTAGAGCATGTTTAATTGGACAGAGATAGCGCTGAAGAGCAAAGAGAGGCCATCCAATCAGTAGAAGTGAACTTTGGAAAGGAGGTCGCGGAAACTGCGTCATGCACCGATCCACTTGGAGCCGGGATTGAATGTGAAACTGCATTTAACTGATAAGACAAATAGACGTCACCAGGGCTGTAGTACAACGAAAATGATAGCAGGTGGATTTATCAACAGGCATTACATCGCACCCATTAATCAGTTCAATGAACGTGGGAACATGTGGGGTAATAGCTTGCGTGTGGCCGGAGCACTTGAACCGGGTTGCCAACGGTCGGCGTGAAATGTTTCTGCTGCGCAGTTTGCATATGTGGGCGGGGGGCCGTCGGGCAGTGGGCCaagtttattgtttgtttgcctatCTATAAATAACCGGCAACTAAATCGGTTCTGCTATCTTATCTTCCGCAGGCGCCGCCGTTGTCCGCACAAGCCACGACACACTGCAGCCATGGCTACACCACCAGCTCGGCGTCTCCCAACCGTGTGGTGACCCGCTCGGCCACCATGCTGGCCGTCTTCGGGATCGCGCTGTCCTCGTTCAGCCTTAAgcagctgctggccaagaAGCAGAAGCACCAGGGCCTGCGCAAGCTCTAGATTGGGAATGGGGATAGCCAGGGAGTAAAACGAAGATTAGAGCAATGCCAACACCAGCGGCAGGAGGAGCGATGAGGAGCCACAGCGCCATGTCCTGAGATCACACATTCGATTAGTTCATCACCCCACCATCATCGTGTATATTTACCTAAGTTAAGTCATCCACTCACCACAGACTCAACCGGAACTCGGACATGGAGgcgttattttaaatattttcgtttAATTGAGCGGACGTCGATGCAGGGCGATAGAGATCGATCCATCAGCGCATATATGGATAGatattttcttgtttacaCATGCACACCATGCAGCGCCAACTAAAAGGAATACATTTGTGATAAATCGTGTATGAACGTAGCCAATCAGCAAGCAAACTGAGTGAAGGAACGACGGAGATAGAGATTCGCTAAATTTATGGAAATCCCAAATTCTCCTACACCCTTTTGTTGCccttttagttttatatattttatgtgtaAACAAGCCGATCATATACGTATATTTAGTTACAATTTGTGTGCAAACCAGAGAAACGACTAAGTAAGAAGGgatagaaacaaaaatgaCTTTGTTGGATAGCAGATCGCCGAGCAGGCTGCGTCAGTATCCAAGAAACAAACTAGTTGTAGTtccgtattcaaataaatgcattctattcaattcgaaatttatGATTTCTTATTTCTGTTTACCATTTTAAATAGTCTGCTATAAGCAATATTGAATAATCAATCCTTTACATCTGCTCGTCagattatatttaaagaacgaaataaataaattgctcTTGGATCCTGATAGTTTTTGGGGTTGGAAAGTAGACGACTTTATAGTGAATgattgtaaaattaattttatggaTGGTGTTATATTATGATGATTTGATGATACTCGAGAATTATCATATATAACTAGCTTATGGAATTCGATCcaaaattttagaaatatgaaatatttttgttgataAAATATAAGCATTTCCGTAGATTTATTGCAGAGATTGATTAAGTTGTAAGATTATAAATGCAGCAAAAACTGGTTAAAATCTTTTCAACGTCTTCGACTCCTGGCAGAAGTGTTTTGAATTTCGCGCCATCGGTCCAACCAAAACTGAGTGGCAGCTCTGGCGCAGATGTCAGATTTACCAGTCCCCGCGCGACGGTCACACTGGCACTCACCCCCTCACCCCGCCCAATGATCAAGTGACGTGCCACCAATATAACCATTGGCCGGCCAACAGCAATCTCTCGGACTGCGGAATGGGCATCAACGTCAGCAGGACGGCCGACCTGGGGTCCAACTCCTGGCTCCAGCGCTTCGTGGGCCGCCAGCACATCGCCCACGATGACGAGGCCTTCTGGAACGGACTGCTCAACTACAACATAGTGCTTCCGGAGAGCAGGTGAGCGGTGGAGGAGTGGTGCGGCAACGTCAGCAGGGCTAATCGCGGGAATGGGCTTGGGTTCTTTCAGCCAGGACCAGCTAAACCTGGACAGCCGACTGGAGGCGCTGTGCCAGTCGTTCATCGGCAACAACCTAAAGACGGGCAACTTCGGCTCCCTGGTGACCGTGTTCCTGGAGAAGACCAGCGAGCTGCTGTCGCTGTCCGACCAGGAGAGCAACATGCACGTGTGGCAGACCTTCAACGCGCTCTTTATCATCCGCAGCCTGGTCAAGTACATCAATGAGACGGGCTCTGAGttccagctgctgcagcactTTGAGGCGATGCCCAGCGCAGAGCTGTTACAGGCGGCCTtggaccagcagcagcagacgcCGGCGGAAAGCGCCACCATTGCCATGGAGGCCACCGAACAGATGGCAGCGGTGCCGGTAATTGTGGACGGATCCAAATTCGAGACCTTCATCGATGCTCTGGTCAATCTGATCGTCGTGATCCCTGTTAAGGAGTTCACTTACCACCTGCACCTGGAGGCCGTGAACATGCTTATCACCCTGCTGTCGGTGCACCTTTTTGCCCAGCAGCCCACGGACAAGTCGATCGTTTTCCGCACGGTCTTCAAGTGCCAGCACGCCAACGTGCTAATGTCGGCACTGCTACACTTTGTGGCGCGAATGGTGGAGGTGCCGCACACTATGTTCGGTTCCAGCTCAGCCGGATCCTTTGTCTTTGGCATCGCCGAGTCGCTGCTCTCCATCTTCACGTTCCGCAAGCAACCA is part of the Drosophila biarmipes strain raj3 chromosome 2R, RU_DBia_V1.1, whole genome shotgun sequence genome and encodes:
- the LOC108030353 gene encoding uncharacterized protein LOC108030353; the protein is MVHSGATTDCSGQTNPRPQSPLPMEQLQPGDVCLECQDLGKNHKLRYFYISLGEQILKCESRSCLWPHNDEVSSDEEPELDAPVPLESVSPLASPVDSTNLPSTESALCSEHSPDDDDDFILELLQQLNPATETKSSEAEPIMNLSSMPDLSSLEAVEEKPCPALGLPDLSFLEENNAKQNESAVKVIREEPLPPKLKTPPKLKPAQSHSLKVKQEVAAPNKSFAGPSWQEKMEIPLLPASLKTTASIKTKGGPFSTPLKKASTQPQTPPQSPPPAVNIVISIPELNPAMPFLDAIKRHSTEPKPSARGGTKRPKQQARGTTGRGIRAQAVRHLIEHLETTKDAKLSSPWS